Proteins from a genomic interval of Diaminobutyricimonas aerilata:
- a CDS encoding NAD(P)/FAD-dependent oxidoreductase → MQTTEAGTRQFDVVIVGGGPAGLSAALMLGRARRSVLVIDAGQPRNRAAAHMHGLLSRDGMSPLELLERGRLEASRYGVQFAEGVVTGIDRIDGGFRVHGPESISARRVVVATGLVDVLPDVPGVQQLWGTAAVVCPYCDGWEVRDQPLGVIATSPMSRNQAHLLRQWTSELTVFGAAEAGIPEVELAGLRARGIRLAPAALEVSGSLGELEVRTGDGTHRVSRVFVGARPRPSDALLTSLGCATLDTPAGPFVSTDPSGQTSVDGVWAIGNVADMKALVPISLGAGTHAATQINISLLEEEIAKVVV, encoded by the coding sequence GTGCAGACGACCGAGGCGGGTACCCGGCAGTTCGACGTCGTGATCGTGGGAGGGGGCCCCGCCGGTCTGAGTGCCGCTCTGATGCTCGGCAGGGCGCGACGATCGGTTCTCGTCATCGACGCCGGGCAGCCGCGCAACCGCGCCGCCGCACACATGCACGGACTCTTGAGCCGCGACGGGATGTCCCCGCTCGAGCTCCTCGAACGCGGCCGCCTCGAGGCGAGCCGGTACGGGGTGCAGTTCGCCGAGGGAGTCGTGACCGGGATCGACCGCATCGACGGCGGATTCCGGGTGCACGGCCCCGAGTCGATCTCCGCCCGTCGCGTGGTCGTCGCCACGGGCCTCGTCGACGTACTGCCCGACGTGCCCGGTGTGCAGCAGTTGTGGGGCACCGCCGCGGTGGTCTGCCCGTATTGCGACGGATGGGAGGTGCGCGACCAGCCGCTCGGCGTGATCGCCACCTCGCCGATGAGCAGGAACCAGGCCCACCTGCTGCGCCAGTGGACCTCCGAGCTCACGGTGTTCGGCGCGGCCGAGGCCGGGATCCCGGAGGTCGAACTCGCCGGTCTCCGTGCCCGGGGGATCCGGCTCGCCCCGGCCGCGCTCGAGGTGAGCGGCTCGCTCGGCGAGCTCGAGGTGCGCACGGGGGACGGAACGCACCGGGTGTCCCGTGTGTTCGTAGGTGCGCGGCCCCGTCCCTCGGATGCCCTGCTGACCTCGCTCGGCTGCGCGACCCTCGACACCCCCGCAGGTCCCTTCGTGAGCACCGATCCGAGCGGTCAGACGAGTGTCGACGGAGTGTGGGCGATCGGCAATGTCGCCGACATGAAGGCGCTCGTTCCGATCTCGCTCGGCGCCGGCACCCACGCGGCGACGCAGATCAACATCTCGTTGCTCGAGGAGGAGATCGCCAAGGTCGTCGTGTGA
- a CDS encoding isoprenylcysteine carboxyl methyltransferase family protein: protein MSILWYGVLILITGAERIVELVISKRNAAWAFERGGVESGRGHFPAMVALHTALLIGAFLEAWLLDRPFIPALGWAMLALALLCQAGRYWVIWALGSQWNTRIIVVPGMGLVERRGPYRFAWLRHPNYVIVAVEGIALPLVHTSWITAVVFTVLNAILLLKFRIPAEERALRAA, encoded by the coding sequence ATGAGCATCCTCTGGTACGGCGTCCTCATCCTGATCACCGGCGCGGAGCGCATCGTCGAACTCGTGATCTCGAAGCGGAACGCGGCGTGGGCGTTCGAGCGTGGCGGGGTGGAGTCCGGTCGTGGGCACTTCCCGGCGATGGTCGCCCTGCACACCGCGCTCCTCATCGGGGCGTTCCTCGAGGCGTGGCTTCTGGACCGTCCGTTCATCCCCGCGCTGGGGTGGGCGATGCTCGCTCTCGCGCTGCTCTGCCAAGCGGGCCGCTACTGGGTGATCTGGGCACTCGGCAGCCAGTGGAACACGCGCATCATCGTCGTGCCGGGGATGGGACTCGTCGAACGTCGCGGGCCCTACCGATTCGCCTGGCTGCGGCACCCCAACTACGTGATCGTCGCCGTGGAGGGCATCGCGTTGCCCCTCGTGCACACCTCGTGGATCACCGCGGTCGTGTTCACCGTGCTGAACGCGATCCTGCTGCTGAAGTTCCGGATCCCGGCCGAGGAACGCGCGCTCCGCGCCGCGTGA
- a CDS encoding Fe-S protein has product MDALETLRGVVLLVHLVGFAVMFGGWVVEAAARRYQATRLMDFGVLIAGAAGLVLAAPWGIDGELNYVKIGTKLVVLIVVGALIGASTSRRKKGTPLPAWVFWLIGVLILFNAAIAILW; this is encoded by the coding sequence ATGGATGCTCTCGAGACTCTGCGCGGTGTGGTCCTGCTCGTCCACCTGGTCGGCTTCGCCGTCATGTTCGGCGGGTGGGTCGTCGAAGCGGCCGCTCGGCGCTATCAGGCGACCCGGCTCATGGACTTCGGCGTGCTCATCGCCGGCGCCGCGGGTCTCGTTCTCGCGGCGCCGTGGGGCATCGACGGCGAGCTGAACTATGTGAAGATCGGCACCAAGCTCGTGGTGCTGATCGTCGTGGGCGCGCTCATCGGAGCGAGCACGAGTCGCCGCAAGAAGGGCACACCGCTGCCGGCGTGGGTCTTCTGGCTCATCGGCGTGCTCATCCTCTTCAACGCCGCGATCGCCATCCTCTGGTAG
- a CDS encoding metallophosphoesterase, translated as MPDSALRSTRAAAAALVIGAVAASVLVAAPAQAAVADRWPLIVTEIVPDTTGGDEFEFFEVTNTTDAPIDLAAEGIGFAYYGGTSPVALTVEEPTVIPGGATTVFWLSYRNDTGTIDSFARTEDEFRASFPATQANTYDIVRVTGQAGMANGGARGIRVLDADGGTISDSFYPGGSAAENAGVTFGVPADETGVLMQPREQRVAPTPGTIDAALLQPLPPTEEPEEWSNAGAHWPLVVTEIAADNTGADNFEYFEVANTTDEPIALGAAGIRFHYIYTDSDVRDRDVVLTVPEGTVVPARGVTVFWTSTPNEAITEAQFRTFYPSLPADVEVVRATGQGAFANGGDRGVRIVDADGTAIGWSFYPAGSVSGGLGAEYRVPDVIGTPSMPLHRSLVGPTPGVVDPAVLHSALERPEDPVLVTAPLQITELLPDSTNVGSADGYEFVEVYNATNRPVDFSDYTLRYLYPLADLSNSSTALWPSTPRDAVVEPGGTLVFWIKNGANDALTAADFNARFGTDLELGVDLVEVFSGGMANGSPRGLEIITNSGVSLNRAYYNLGGVDDTVADAGIQYTANPDDTNIQTKSGISPATPGRVGDTQVPVALMPSPVDTVAPVIENRTPATFTPGAAAIDFAARVTDETLVRTVTLELSNDVDGPMGSYNLLPDEDGVFRFSLPAVDTIGKGRYDYRLTASDGDNLADTGAAAVVSDTTPAPVRLSVENGAFLSGVQDLRATGETAPPALDLLIDSTRVQTRIEVEREPVFAFEATATDAYFRNGVRMGDEVLTIFDRGVYGGVETVQSAIPLDEVEPGRPFAVRIYAGTKAAPEIDPNENNDNFSVYNMRLVLPDGRTLRAPEYTDPTKIIAMGDSGGSVDYFETTFTLPDDAFTSVAHEWDTTKVSDGSHTVSAVGAAGSSTVTVRVDNTAPAVTTDLEERLYQGEFVIDAEATDGGSGLESLTATLDGEAITLPFRTSSLQLAAAEHVAVFTATDALGNVGTREVRFTTPVEEPGNELLSPEDGAELEGDSVDLRARATDPSGDRLDVSFRRGYELTPGAGVQVSSGTATDALAVDRPEATPVTEDQARAMAAFDETIGSVESSSKLPYQLFEVAVPADAGEGAQVRIRWDGSANADAKVLMYVLDPAAGAWTEVDRHLTTGGAPTTFTLDALVAADAYARDGVVTVLVQHSEGFAGDDLSTRQTPVEPNHPEDTPRSAYDFTFAWESDTQYYNANDDIYDRQVAIHQYLLRERSDLNLQYLMHTGDIVDQSEDPAQWLRADPAYRLLDDADLPYGVLAGNHDVNQQTNDYTKYSQYFGEARYADNPWYGGTHLDNRGHYDLMTMGGLDFIVLYMGWAPGDEQIAWMNEVLAQYPERTAIVALHEFMLTTGGLGPVPQRILDEVIAVNPNVRFVSSGHYHDAYTRLFEYDDDGDGTPDRTVTAMLFDYQGLPEGGQGYLRLMHFDNVGQAITVRTFSPYEHDYDSEDPTLEQQHQEFTIPYAQAGIVPRAKTLAADAFQADVLTADVLGSFSDVESGAELETEWAAGEGTHAWYVQSTDPHGAVAYSEVRAFTLLGDDEEPGGEEPGDGAPAQPSVPVPGDQLDPAGENAIDAPDSARQGDAIAITVGTQFAGQWVQAWLHGDGPIALGGWTRVGADGRIFAVIPASAPVGDYRLAVQDADGAVIGWTPLEVLPALVAVDPTSPAAGAPVRPVGGALAATGAGDALPLALGAGMLLLGGAVLFGIRRRRES; from the coding sequence GTGCCCGATTCCGCCCTCCGCTCCACCCGCGCCGCCGCTGCGGCCCTCGTGATCGGCGCCGTCGCCGCATCCGTACTCGTCGCCGCTCCCGCCCAGGCCGCCGTCGCCGACCGCTGGCCGCTCATCGTCACCGAGATCGTGCCCGACACGACCGGCGGCGACGAGTTCGAGTTCTTCGAGGTGACCAACACCACGGACGCCCCGATCGACCTCGCGGCCGAGGGCATCGGGTTCGCCTACTACGGCGGTACCAGCCCCGTGGCCCTCACCGTCGAAGAGCCGACGGTCATCCCCGGGGGTGCGACGACGGTGTTCTGGCTGAGCTACCGCAACGACACGGGAACGATCGACAGCTTCGCGCGTACGGAGGACGAGTTCCGCGCGAGCTTCCCCGCGACGCAGGCGAACACCTACGACATCGTGCGCGTGACCGGCCAGGCGGGCATGGCCAACGGCGGCGCCCGCGGCATCCGCGTGCTCGACGCCGACGGCGGCACGATCTCCGACTCGTTCTACCCGGGCGGGTCCGCGGCCGAGAACGCGGGCGTCACCTTCGGGGTGCCGGCCGACGAGACCGGTGTGCTCATGCAACCGCGCGAGCAGCGCGTCGCGCCCACTCCCGGCACGATCGATGCCGCCCTCCTGCAGCCGTTGCCGCCGACCGAGGAACCGGAGGAGTGGAGCAACGCCGGCGCCCACTGGCCGCTCGTCGTCACCGAGATCGCCGCCGACAACACGGGGGCCGACAACTTCGAGTACTTCGAGGTCGCGAACACCACCGACGAGCCGATCGCACTCGGCGCCGCGGGCATCCGCTTCCACTACATCTACACCGACAGCGACGTGCGCGACCGCGACGTCGTGCTCACCGTGCCCGAGGGCACGGTCGTGCCGGCGCGCGGCGTCACGGTGTTCTGGACCTCCACCCCGAACGAGGCGATCACCGAGGCGCAGTTCCGCACGTTCTACCCGTCGCTGCCCGCCGACGTCGAGGTCGTGCGCGCGACCGGGCAGGGCGCGTTCGCGAACGGCGGCGACCGCGGCGTGCGGATCGTCGACGCCGACGGCACGGCGATCGGGTGGTCGTTCTACCCGGCCGGGTCGGTGAGCGGCGGGCTCGGTGCCGAGTACCGCGTGCCCGACGTCATCGGTACCCCTTCGATGCCGCTGCACCGCAGCCTCGTCGGCCCCACGCCCGGCGTCGTCGACCCGGCCGTGCTGCACAGCGCGCTCGAGCGCCCGGAGGACCCGGTTCTGGTGACGGCTCCGCTGCAGATCACCGAGCTGCTCCCGGACTCGACGAATGTCGGCAGCGCCGACGGGTACGAGTTCGTCGAGGTCTACAACGCCACGAACCGGCCGGTCGACTTCTCGGACTACACGCTCCGCTACCTGTACCCCCTCGCCGACCTGAGCAACAGCTCGACCGCGCTGTGGCCGTCGACGCCGCGGGATGCGGTGGTCGAGCCGGGCGGAACGCTCGTCTTCTGGATCAAGAACGGTGCGAACGACGCCCTCACCGCGGCCGACTTCAACGCCCGGTTCGGCACCGACCTCGAGCTCGGCGTCGACCTCGTCGAGGTCTTCTCCGGCGGTATGGCGAACGGCTCTCCCCGTGGACTGGAGATCATCACGAACTCCGGCGTCTCCCTGAACCGCGCGTACTACAACCTCGGCGGTGTCGACGACACCGTCGCGGATGCGGGCATCCAGTACACCGCGAACCCCGACGACACGAACATCCAGACCAAGAGCGGCATCTCGCCCGCGACGCCCGGTCGCGTCGGCGACACGCAAGTGCCGGTCGCTCTCATGCCGTCGCCCGTCGACACCGTCGCGCCCGTCATCGAGAACCGCACCCCGGCGACGTTCACGCCGGGCGCCGCGGCGATCGACTTCGCCGCGCGCGTGACCGACGAGACCCTCGTGCGCACCGTGACCCTCGAGCTCTCGAACGACGTCGACGGGCCGATGGGCAGCTACAACCTGCTGCCCGACGAGGACGGCGTGTTCCGCTTCTCGCTGCCCGCCGTCGACACGATCGGCAAGGGACGGTACGACTACCGCCTCACCGCATCCGACGGCGACAACCTCGCCGACACCGGCGCGGCGGCCGTCGTGAGCGACACGACGCCCGCCCCCGTGCGACTCTCCGTCGAGAACGGCGCGTTCCTCTCCGGCGTGCAGGATCTGCGGGCGACGGGCGAGACCGCCCCGCCGGCGCTCGATCTCCTGATCGACTCCACCCGGGTCCAGACGCGCATCGAAGTCGAGCGCGAACCGGTGTTCGCGTTCGAGGCGACCGCGACCGACGCGTACTTCCGCAACGGCGTGCGCATGGGCGACGAGGTGCTCACCATCTTCGACCGCGGCGTCTACGGCGGCGTCGAGACCGTGCAGTCCGCCATCCCGCTCGACGAGGTCGAGCCCGGGCGCCCCTTCGCCGTGCGGATCTACGCCGGCACGAAGGCGGCGCCGGAGATCGACCCGAACGAGAACAACGACAACTTCTCCGTGTACAACATGCGCCTCGTGCTGCCGGACGGCCGCACGCTGCGCGCCCCCGAGTACACCGACCCGACGAAGATCATCGCGATGGGTGACAGCGGCGGATCGGTCGACTACTTCGAGACGACGTTCACGCTGCCCGACGACGCCTTCACCTCCGTGGCCCACGAGTGGGACACGACGAAGGTGTCGGACGGATCGCACACGGTCTCGGCGGTCGGCGCCGCCGGGTCGTCGACCGTGACGGTCAGGGTCGACAACACTGCGCCCGCGGTGACCACCGACCTCGAGGAGCGTCTCTACCAGGGCGAGTTCGTCATCGACGCAGAGGCCACGGATGGGGGCTCGGGTCTTGAGAGCCTCACCGCGACGCTCGACGGCGAGGCGATCACCCTCCCGTTCCGCACCTCCTCGCTGCAGCTCGCCGCGGCGGAGCACGTCGCGGTGTTCACGGCGACGGATGCCCTCGGCAACGTCGGCACGCGGGAGGTGCGCTTCACGACCCCGGTCGAGGAGCCCGGCAACGAGTTGCTGTCGCCGGAGGACGGCGCTGAGCTCGAGGGCGACTCCGTCGACCTGCGCGCTCGCGCGACGGACCCGAGCGGCGACCGGCTCGACGTGTCGTTCCGCCGCGGCTACGAGCTGACGCCGGGCGCCGGCGTCCAGGTGTCGAGCGGTACCGCGACGGACGCCCTCGCCGTGGACCGCCCCGAGGCGACGCCCGTGACCGAGGACCAGGCGCGTGCGATGGCCGCCTTCGACGAGACGATCGGCAGTGTCGAGAGCTCGAGCAAGCTGCCGTACCAGCTCTTCGAGGTGGCCGTGCCGGCCGACGCCGGCGAGGGCGCCCAGGTGCGCATCCGCTGGGACGGATCGGCGAACGCCGACGCCAAGGTGCTCATGTACGTGCTCGACCCGGCCGCGGGCGCGTGGACCGAGGTCGACCGGCACCTCACCACCGGCGGCGCGCCGACGACGTTCACGCTCGACGCGCTCGTGGCTGCGGACGCCTACGCCCGCGACGGCGTGGTGACGGTGCTCGTGCAGCATTCGGAGGGCTTCGCCGGCGACGACCTGTCGACGCGGCAGACCCCGGTCGAGCCGAACCACCCGGAGGACACCCCGCGTTCGGCGTACGACTTCACGTTCGCGTGGGAGTCGGACACGCAGTACTACAACGCGAACGACGACATCTACGACCGCCAGGTGGCCATCCACCAGTACCTGTTGCGCGAGCGCAGCGACCTCAACCTGCAGTACCTCATGCACACGGGCGACATCGTCGACCAGTCGGAGGACCCGGCCCAGTGGCTGCGCGCCGACCCGGCGTACCGCCTGCTCGACGACGCGGATCTGCCGTACGGCGTGCTCGCCGGCAACCACGACGTCAACCAGCAGACGAACGACTACACGAAGTACAGCCAGTACTTCGGCGAGGCGCGGTACGCCGACAACCCCTGGTACGGCGGCACGCACCTCGACAACCGCGGGCACTACGACCTCATGACCATGGGCGGGCTCGACTTCATCGTGCTCTACATGGGATGGGCGCCCGGCGACGAGCAGATCGCGTGGATGAACGAGGTGCTCGCGCAGTACCCCGAGCGCACCGCGATCGTCGCCCTGCACGAGTTCATGCTCACGACCGGCGGCCTCGGACCGGTGCCGCAGCGCATCCTCGACGAGGTCATCGCCGTCAACCCGAACGTCAGGTTCGTGTCGTCGGGGCACTACCACGACGCGTACACGCGCCTGTTCGAGTACGACGACGACGGCGACGGCACGCCCGATCGCACGGTCACGGCGATGCTGTTCGACTACCAGGGTCTGCCGGAGGGCGGTCAGGGGTACCTGCGCCTCATGCACTTCGACAACGTCGGTCAGGCGATCACGGTGCGTACGTTCTCGCCCTACGAGCACGACTACGACTCCGAGGACCCGACGCTCGAGCAGCAGCACCAGGAGTTCACGATCCCCTACGCGCAGGCCGGCATCGTGCCCCGTGCGAAGACGCTCGCGGCGGACGCGTTCCAGGCGGACGTGCTGACGGCGGATGTTCTCGGCTCGTTCTCGGATGTCGAGAGCGGGGCGGAACTCGAGACCGAGTGGGCCGCGGGTGAGGGCACGCACGCCTGGTACGTGCAGTCGACGGACCCGCACGGTGCGGTCGCCTACTCGGAGGTGCGCGCGTTCACGCTGCTCGGCGACGACGAGGAGCCGGGTGGCGAGGAGCCGGGCGACGGTGCTCCCGCGCAGCCGTCGGTCCCCGTTCCGGGCGACCAGCTCGATCCGGCCGGCGAGAACGCGATCGACGCGCCCGACAGCGCGCGTCAGGGTGACGCGATCGCGATCACGGTGGGAACGCAGTTCGCCGGTCAGTGGGTGCAGGCGTGGTTGCACGGCGACGGGCCCATCGCGCTCGGCGGGTGGACCCGCGTCGGTGCCGACGGCCGCATCTTCGCGGTGATCCCCGCATCCGCTCCGGTGGGCGACTACCGGCTCGCGGTGCAGGATGCGGACGGTGCGGTGATCGGATGGACGCCGCTCGAGGTGCTGCCGGCACTCGTCGCGGTCGATCCGACCTCGCCGGCCGCCGGTGCACCGGTGCGTCCGGTCGGCGGCGCGCTCGCGGCGACGGGAGCGGGCGACGCGCTGCCGCTCGCGCTGGGTGCCGGGATGCTGCTGCTCGGCGGAGCCGTGCTGTTCGGCATCCGTCGCCGTCGGGAGAGCTGA
- a CDS encoding NAD-dependent epimerase/dehydratase family protein, with protein sequence MARILVAGASGVIGRRLLPALVLAGHEVHGTTRREERIERIQASGAHGMLLDALDGDAVHAAVREVHPDVVIHQLTDLAQLDFAGNARVRTDGTRHLVDAALAVGVERMVAQSIAWAYRPGATPADESTPLDLDDEGTGRRTYPSIAGLEAQVARMPVGVVLRYGLFYGPGTWYAPDGALAEQARQGRVTPTTDMTSWVHVDDAVAATVLAVEWPAGAVNVVDDDPAPAAEWAPIFCRGFGAELRELSPAPAPGRAASNALARSRGWAPEHPTWRESLLD encoded by the coding sequence GTGGCGCGCATCCTCGTCGCCGGAGCGAGCGGCGTCATCGGGCGCCGGCTGCTGCCCGCGCTCGTGCTCGCCGGGCACGAGGTGCACGGCACCACCCGCCGTGAGGAGCGGATCGAGCGCATCCAGGCGAGCGGCGCCCACGGGATGCTGCTCGACGCCCTCGACGGTGACGCCGTCCACGCGGCCGTGCGCGAGGTGCACCCCGACGTCGTCATCCACCAGCTGACCGACCTCGCGCAGCTCGACTTCGCCGGCAACGCGCGCGTACGCACCGACGGCACGCGGCACCTCGTCGACGCGGCGCTCGCCGTGGGCGTGGAACGGATGGTCGCGCAGAGCATCGCGTGGGCGTACCGGCCGGGCGCGACACCGGCCGACGAGTCCACTCCGCTCGACCTGGACGACGAGGGCACAGGCCGCCGCACCTACCCGTCGATCGCGGGACTCGAGGCGCAGGTGGCGCGGATGCCCGTGGGCGTCGTGCTCCGCTACGGGCTGTTCTACGGTCCGGGCACCTGGTACGCGCCCGACGGGGCGCTCGCCGAGCAGGCGCGACAGGGTCGGGTGACGCCGACGACCGACATGACCTCCTGGGTGCACGTCGACGACGCCGTCGCCGCCACGGTGCTCGCGGTCGAGTGGCCCGCCGGCGCCGTCAACGTCGTCGACGACGACCCGGCTCCCGCCGCGGAGTGGGCGCCGATCTTCTGCCGCGGCTTCGGCGCAGAGCTTCGCGAGCTCTCGCCCGCACCCGCCCCCGGCCGCGCCGCATCCAACGCCCTCGCGCGTTCCCGCGGCTGGGCACCCGAGCATCCGACCTGGCGCGAGAGCCTGCTCGACTGA
- a CDS encoding GntR family transcriptional regulator translates to MPIPRDVPAVDRTLLRDDVYRRLRDAIVDCTFAPGEQLKDMELAEWLGVSRTPVREALLRLAGSGLVVAQPGRSTTVSAIDEKALRDARDVVAAMHHLAVFQTAGTLDEAQLDRMREANRRFADAVEAGDVAAALEADERLHSVPVAALGNRAVDTVLDQFGPVVRRAERLRFGHDGRASIELHDRLIALCAAGDKDGAAAVAFDTWHSLPVGHPGA, encoded by the coding sequence GTGCCTATTCCCCGCGATGTGCCCGCCGTCGATCGAACGCTCCTGCGCGACGACGTGTACCGGCGCCTGCGCGACGCCATCGTGGACTGCACCTTCGCCCCCGGTGAGCAGCTGAAGGACATGGAGCTGGCGGAGTGGTTGGGCGTCAGTCGCACGCCCGTGCGGGAGGCGCTGCTGCGGTTGGCCGGGAGCGGGCTCGTCGTGGCGCAACCCGGGCGCTCCACCACCGTGAGTGCCATCGACGAGAAGGCCCTCCGTGACGCCCGGGACGTCGTCGCGGCGATGCACCACCTCGCCGTCTTCCAGACCGCCGGCACGCTCGACGAGGCGCAGCTGGACCGCATGCGCGAGGCGAACCGCCGCTTCGCCGACGCGGTCGAGGCGGGCGACGTCGCGGCCGCCCTCGAAGCGGACGAGCGACTGCACTCGGTCCCCGTGGCCGCGCTCGGCAATCGCGCCGTCGACACGGTCCTCGATCAGTTCGGACCGGTCGTGCGTCGGGCGGAACGCCTGCGATTCGGCCACGACGGTCGGGCATCCATCGAACTGCACGACCGGCTCATCGCGCTGTGCGCGGCAGGCGACAAGGACGGGGCGGCCGCCGTCGCGTTCGACACCTGGCACAGCCTCCCGGTCGGCCACCCCGGCGCCTGA
- a CDS encoding alpha/beta fold hydrolase: protein MFEGFEEDTFDLGDSRVFARWGGSGPPVVLLHGHPRTSSTWHRVAPLVVDAGFTVVCPDLRGYGRSSGPATTADHAPYSKRAMAGDILGLMDRLGHERFHLVGHDRGSYVALRLALDSPSRVERLVLMDCIPISEHLENLTPEFATEWFHWFFFAQSHVPERVITADPEAWYGADPNSMGAENHAEWLNAVRNPATVHAMLEDYRAGLTVDRADELRDRSSGRRVEPPLLVLQASEENLHADVAKVWGRWATDVRHAVIESGHHSAEEAPEPLSRAIVEFLRA from the coding sequence ATGTTCGAGGGCTTCGAAGAGGACACGTTCGATCTCGGCGACTCGCGCGTCTTCGCGCGGTGGGGTGGGTCCGGCCCGCCCGTCGTGCTCCTGCACGGGCATCCGCGCACCTCGAGCACGTGGCATCGCGTGGCCCCGCTGGTCGTCGACGCAGGATTCACGGTCGTGTGCCCCGACCTGCGCGGCTACGGAAGGTCGAGCGGTCCAGCGACCACCGCCGATCACGCCCCGTACTCGAAGCGCGCGATGGCCGGCGACATCCTCGGCCTCATGGACCGTCTCGGCCACGAGCGGTTCCACCTCGTCGGCCACGACCGCGGCAGCTATGTGGCACTGCGGCTCGCTCTCGACTCCCCCTCGCGCGTCGAACGCCTCGTGCTCATGGACTGCATCCCGATCAGCGAGCACCTGGAGAACCTCACGCCGGAGTTCGCGACCGAGTGGTTCCACTGGTTCTTCTTCGCTCAGTCGCACGTACCGGAACGGGTCATCACCGCCGATCCGGAGGCCTGGTACGGCGCGGATCCGAACAGTATGGGTGCCGAGAACCACGCCGAGTGGCTGAACGCCGTGCGGAACCCGGCGACCGTGCACGCGATGCTGGAGGACTATCGCGCCGGACTCACCGTGGATCGTGCCGACGAGTTGCGGGACCGGTCATCCGGCCGACGCGTCGAGCCTCCATTGCTCGTGCTGCAGGCGTCGGAGGAGAACCTCCACGCGGACGTCGCGAAGGTGTGGGGGCGGTGGGCCACCGACGTGAGGCACGCCGTCATCGAGTCGGGACACCACAGCGCCGAGGAGGCCCCCGAGCCGTTGAGTCGCGCGATCGTCGAGTTCCTCAGGGCGTGA
- the argG gene encoding argininosuccinate synthase has translation MSKVLSSLPIGERVGIAFSGGLDTSCAVAWMREKGAVPCTYTADIGQYDEPDIDAVPARAKEYGAEIARLVDAKTALVEEGLVALQCGAFHIRSGGKTYFNTTPLGRAVTGTLLVRAMKEDGVDIWGDGSTYKGNDIERFYRYGLMANPRLRIYKPWLDASFVGELGGRTEMSEWLVARGFPYRDATEKAYSTDANIWGATHEAKRLEELDASLDIVEPIMGVAAWRDDVEIATEEVSVRFEDGRPVAINGVEFDDPVALVLEANAIGGRHGLGVSDQIENRIIEAKSRGIYEAPGMALLHITYERLLNAIHNEDTIANYHSEGRRLGRLMYEGRWLDPQSLMLRESIQRWVGSAVTGEVTLRLRRGDDYTILDTTGPALSYHPEKLSMERVGDSAFGPDDRIGQLTMRNLDIADSRARLERYAAAGLIGGTTAELVGQLEAGAADDILDRTEHADALERATDAASERAAFDAGTD, from the coding sequence GTGTCCAAGGTCTTGAGCAGTCTGCCGATCGGTGAGCGAGTCGGAATCGCCTTCTCGGGAGGTCTCGACACCTCCTGCGCGGTGGCGTGGATGCGCGAGAAGGGCGCCGTGCCCTGCACCTACACCGCCGACATCGGGCAGTACGACGAGCCCGACATCGATGCGGTGCCCGCGCGTGCGAAGGAGTACGGCGCCGAGATCGCGCGTCTCGTCGACGCGAAGACCGCGCTCGTCGAGGAGGGCCTCGTCGCCCTGCAGTGCGGCGCGTTCCACATCCGCTCGGGCGGCAAGACGTACTTCAACACGACGCCCCTCGGCCGCGCGGTGACCGGCACGCTGCTCGTGCGCGCGATGAAGGAGGACGGCGTCGACATCTGGGGCGACGGCTCCACCTACAAGGGCAACGACATCGAGCGGTTCTACCGCTACGGCCTCATGGCCAACCCGCGCCTGCGCATCTACAAGCCCTGGCTCGACGCGTCGTTCGTCGGCGAGCTCGGCGGCCGCACCGAGATGAGCGAGTGGCTCGTCGCCCGCGGCTTCCCCTACCGCGATGCGACCGAGAAGGCGTACAGCACCGACGCGAACATCTGGGGAGCCACCCACGAGGCCAAGCGGCTCGAGGAGCTCGACGCGAGCCTCGACATCGTCGAGCCGATCATGGGTGTCGCCGCCTGGCGCGACGACGTCGAGATCGCGACCGAGGAGGTGTCGGTGCGCTTCGAAGACGGGCGGCCCGTCGCCATCAACGGCGTCGAGTTCGACGACCCGGTCGCCCTCGTGCTCGAGGCGAACGCGATCGGCGGACGCCACGGGCTCGGCGTCTCCGACCAGATCGAGAACCGCATCATCGAGGCGAAGAGCCGCGGCATCTACGAGGCTCCCGGCATGGCGCTGCTGCACATCACCTACGAGCGCCTGCTGAACGCGATCCACAACGAGGACACGATCGCGAACTACCACTCCGAGGGCCGCCGACTCGGACGCCTCATGTACGAGGGACGCTGGCTCGACCCGCAGTCGCTCATGCTGCGCGAGTCCATCCAGCGCTGGGTCGGCTCCGCCGTGACGGGCGAGGTCACCTTGCGACTGCGTCGCGGCGACGACTACACGATCCTCGACACGACCGGGCCGGCCCTCAGCTACCACCCCGAGAAGCTGTCGATGGAGCGCGTGGGCGACTCCGCGTTCGGTCCCGACGACCGCATCGGGCAGCTCACCATGCGCAACCTCGACATCGCCGACTCGCGTGCACGCCTCGAGCGCTACGCGGCGGCCGGCCTCATCGGCGGCACGACGGCGGAACTCGTCGGCCAGCTCGAGGCGGGCGCCGCCGACGACATCCTCGACCGCACCGAGCACGCGGACGCGCTCGAGCGGGCGACCGACGCCGCGTCGGAACGCGCCGCGTTCGACGCCGGAACCGACTGA